The Centroberyx gerrardi isolate f3 chromosome 12, fCenGer3.hap1.cur.20231027, whole genome shotgun sequence genome has a window encoding:
- the apoc2 gene encoding apolipoprotein C-II, with protein MNKLLVITVLVALLALSAESFRVPRQAAAEEEEGTLARITDTVKSYYEQSVNTASNYLESIKGMKLEEKAKNLFEETTKAVSTYTGILQDQLYHIFYPQN; from the exons ATGAACAAGCTGTTGGTCATCACCGTGCTGGTTGCACTCTTGGCGCTCA GTGCTGAAAGCTTCCGTGTGCCGAGGCAGgctgctgcagaggaggaggagggcaccCTGGCCAGGATCACAGATACCGTCAAGTCCTACTATGAGCAGTCCGTCAACACCGCCTCCAACTACCTGGAAAGCATCAAGGGCATGAAGCTGGAGGAGAAGGCCAA GAACCTTTTCGAGGAGACTACCAAAGCTGTGAGCACCTACACTGGCATCCTGCAGGACCAGCTTTACCACATCTTCTACCCCCAAAACTGA
- the apoa2 gene encoding apolipoprotein A-II, which produces MNGKYALALILALQVSMSLCEVPMPETELVEKYEAMKSVFYKRLLNAYSKIQAAAAPIMDKINESEQGQAGKTYIEDLQAKPEFQSAVKIATGVVQEAAPLVEKARMTGLGLYGHYLRPHIGTYLDDGINHIKVYLDQFMPSE; this is translated from the exons ATGAATGGAAAATATGCCTTGGCGCTGATCCTCGCTCTGCAGG TCTCCATGAGCCTGTGTGAGGTTCCCATGCCGGAGACGGAGCTCGTGGAGAAGTATGAGGCGATGAAGAGTGTGTTCTACAAGAGGCTGCTGAATGCCTACTCCAAGattcaggctgctgctgcacccATTATGGATAAAATTAACGAGAGCGAACAGGGACAGGCCGGCAAGACCTACATCGAGGATCTGCAGGCCAAGCCCGAGTTCCAGTCCGCCGTCAAGATCGCCAC TGGCGTGGTCCAGGAGGCTGCTCCCCTGGTGGAGAAGGCCCGCATGACCGGCCTGGGACTGTACGGACACTACCTGCGCCCCCACATCGGCACCTACCTGGATGACGGCATCAACCACATCAAGGTCTACCTGGACCAGTTCATGCCCTCTGAGTAA